A stretch of the Ostrea edulis chromosome 9, xbOstEdul1.1, whole genome shotgun sequence genome encodes the following:
- the LOC125665957 gene encoding uncharacterized protein LOC125665957, with the protein MEVVFLTCFTSHLSNFADVNMESHKLKRKPNWSSEESLALTTLVEEYKDVVRGKLSPQLTSQMKSKAWGEIAVKLRAMSVGPTRTAAEVEKKWHNIFSKTKTEISNHRRIITGTGGGPPPKSLSAVAEAVTSVIGANNTCLMGIEGGIDTSLLNLDILGDESVGIHVIEGPPDTDPHILGSTPLEVTYVLESSLPLVTSGNSSRDINLKRKMEELTCRKLELEVQYLEMKIRKLKKEE; encoded by the exons ATGGAGGTCGTATTTTTAACATGTTTTACGTCACATCTGTCAAATTTCGCAGACGTAAACATGGAAAGCCACAAACTCAAACGAAAGCCAAACTGGAGTAGTGAGGAGTCCTTGGCACTCACTACTCTTGTTGAAGAATACAAGGATGTTGTGAGAGGGAAACTAAGTCCCCAGTTAACCTCTCAAATGAAGTCGAAAGCGTGGGGGGAGATTGCGGTAAAACTTCGTGCTATGAGTGTTGGGCCAACTCGAACGGCAGCAGAAGTTGAGAAAAAGTGGCACAACATCTTCTCGAAGACAAAAACGGAGATTTCCAACCACAGACGTATAATTACTGGTACAG gtGGTGGTCCTCCTCCGAAGTCATTGAGTGCTGTAGCGGAAGCTGTTACTAGTGTAATTGGGGCAAATAACACTTGCCTAATGGGTATAGAGGGAGGCATTGATACGTCCCTGCTAAACCTAGATATACTTGGTGATGAATCTGT GGGAATCCATGTAATTGAAGGACCTCCAGATACAGATCCCCACATTCTTGGATCAACTCCCCTAGAAGTAACATATGTCCTGGAGTCTTCATTGCCATTGGTAACCTCAGGCAATAGCAGCAGGGACATTAACCTGAAAAGAAAAATGGAAGAACTAACTTGCAGGAAGCTGGAACTAGAAGTCCAGTAtttggaaatgaaaataagaaagctTAAAAAAGAGGAATGA